One window of Gemmatimonadaceae bacterium genomic DNA carries:
- the coxB gene encoding cytochrome c oxidase subunit II — translation MPFLTRLRRLGTRNAGAAALTVALAVLSLSLTACGQNHPDSIFHQRTDFNREVDFLFKLIIYIGTAVFIFVEGILILTLIKYRSRPGQAAPEHVHGNTTLEIAWTVIPLVILILIAIPTVKTIFKTEAKARDDALQVEVIGHQWWWEFRYPQYTVANNGRTDTVVTANELYLPIGKTVNFTLKSRDVIHSFWAPGLAGKRDVVTNRTNYLWYTPDSTTMDVFNGACAEYCGTSHANMRFKVFTVSQADFDSWMANQKLAGVGAQVATAPAGATPVLQQPTAPMGSQVNPNVNASGTLNSPAGARQASPTTPGSGPTGVGVPNAPGAVNANVVQAGFVSYPREKIPAYAVPGTPLPAGLTYDDNLLAAGNAANGAKLVSTGMCVACHTIRGVPTMAATVGPNLTHVGSRTTIAAGLYPNDAQHLARWVKDAPAMKPGVIMPALGIGEYDPVTLKGPVKIGFTDAQVADIVAYLQSLK, via the coding sequence ATGCCTTTTCTCACCCGCCTGCGCCGGCTGGGTACCCGCAATGCGGGTGCGGCCGCGCTGACGGTCGCCCTTGCGGTGCTCAGTCTTTCACTGACCGCGTGTGGGCAGAACCATCCCGATTCGATTTTTCATCAACGAACGGACTTCAATCGGGAAGTCGATTTTCTTTTCAAGCTGATCATCTACATCGGAACGGCGGTCTTCATCTTCGTCGAGGGAATTCTCATCCTCACGTTGATCAAGTATCGCTCGCGTCCGGGGCAGGCCGCGCCTGAGCACGTGCATGGGAACACGACGCTCGAGATCGCGTGGACGGTCATTCCGCTGGTCATCCTGATCCTCATCGCGATTCCCACGGTCAAGACCATCTTCAAGACCGAAGCGAAGGCGCGTGACGATGCGTTGCAGGTCGAGGTGATCGGACACCAGTGGTGGTGGGAATTCCGTTATCCGCAGTACACCGTCGCCAACAACGGCCGCACGGATACCGTCGTCACGGCGAACGAGCTGTATCTGCCGATCGGCAAGACGGTGAACTTCACGCTCAAGTCGCGCGACGTGATCCATTCGTTCTGGGCGCCCGGTCTGGCGGGCAAGCGCGACGTGGTCACGAACCGCACGAACTACTTGTGGTACACGCCTGATTCGACGACGATGGACGTGTTCAACGGCGCGTGCGCGGAGTATTGCGGAACGAGCCACGCGAACATGCGCTTCAAGGTGTTCACGGTGTCGCAGGCGGATTTCGATAGCTGGATGGCGAACCAGAAGCTCGCCGGCGTTGGCGCGCAGGTCGCAACGGCGCCCGCGGGTGCGACTCCGGTGTTGCAGCAGCCCACGGCGCCAATGGGCAGCCAGGTCAATCCGAACGTCAATGCAAGCGGCACGTTGAACTCGCCGGCCGGCGCGCGTCAGGCCAGCCCGACGACGCCGGGTTCCGGACCGACTGGTGTGGGCGTGCCGAATGCCCCAGGCGCAGTCAATGCGAACGTCGTGCAAGCCGGGTTCGTGTCGTATCCTCGCGAAAAGATTCCGGCCTACGCCGTTCCGGGAACTCCGCTGCCGGCGGGCCTCACGTACGACGACAACCTGCTCGCGGCAGGCAACGCCGCGAATGGCGCGAAGCTCGTGTCGACCGGGATGTGCGTGGCGTGCCATACCATTCGCGGCGTTCCGACGATGGCAGCGACGGTTGGACCGAACCTGACGCACGTCGGCTCGCGCACGACGATCGCCGCGGGGTTGTATCCGAACGACGCGCAGCATCTGGCCCGCTGGGTCAAGGACGCACCCGCCATGAAGCCGGGTGTCATCATGCCGGCGCTCGGCATCGGCGAGTACGATCCGGTGACGCTCAAGGGACCGGTGAAGATTGGATTCACCGACGCCCAGGTCGCCGACATCGTCGCGTATTTGCAGTCGCTGAAATAA
- the aspA gene encoding aspartate ammonia-lyase, translated as MSAEIRDKLRSAHFLDGVTDSAIHSLAKLVSPVAYECDDVLFEEGSPRSAMAIIVSGAVAIEKGGNGRPVRLVTLGAGQAVGEGLLLDDLPHGTSARAIQKTEAYVLTADKVREMIKESPAVYAALVGRAARSISQRLAATDATLVGRGRTLGFTGARTRKEHDLLGEREVPDDALYGVQTLRALENFPITGTALREFPVLVEALAAVKEAAALANAELGLLDRGIADVIVRAAQEIRAGRHHEHFVVDMIQGGAGTSTNMNANEVIANRALELLGKERGDYAVVHPNNHVNLSQSTNDVYPTAVKLALHGAIELLRGEMSRLAAAFLGKGEEFASFIKMGRTQLQDAVPMTLGQEFRAFGHTILEDVERLGEAQALIREMNMGATAIGTGINTPTGYAATICRELSRITGLAMITAPDLVEATMDTGAFVQLSGVLKRCAVKLSKICNDLRLLSSGPRAGLGEINLPPMQPGSSIMPGKVNPVIPEVVNQVCFDVIGGDVTVTLAAEAGQLQLNVFEPVIAFRLLHGIQTLTNGCRVLRERCVEGITANPDRMRYFVEHSIGIVTALVPAIGYEHATSVAKQALDTGRGVYDIVMERGLLTREQLDRVLDPESMIGS; from the coding sequence ATGTCCGCCGAAATCCGCGACAAGCTGCGCTCCGCCCACTTCCTGGACGGCGTCACCGACAGCGCCATCCACAGTCTCGCCAAACTGGTCAGCCCCGTCGCCTACGAGTGCGACGACGTTCTCTTCGAGGAAGGCTCGCCGCGCTCGGCCATGGCGATCATCGTCAGCGGCGCCGTCGCCATCGAAAAAGGTGGCAACGGGCGCCCCGTTCGCCTCGTGACCCTCGGCGCCGGCCAGGCCGTCGGCGAAGGGCTGCTGCTCGACGATCTGCCGCACGGCACCAGCGCGCGCGCCATCCAGAAAACCGAAGCGTACGTGCTCACCGCGGACAAAGTGCGCGAGATGATCAAGGAATCGCCCGCGGTGTACGCGGCGCTCGTCGGACGCGCGGCACGGTCGATCTCGCAGCGTCTTGCCGCGACCGACGCGACGCTCGTCGGCCGCGGGCGCACGCTTGGCTTCACGGGCGCTCGTACACGCAAAGAACACGACCTGCTCGGCGAGCGCGAAGTGCCCGACGACGCGCTCTACGGCGTTCAAACTCTGCGCGCGCTCGAGAATTTTCCGATCACCGGTACGGCCCTTCGCGAATTTCCGGTGCTGGTCGAGGCGCTCGCCGCCGTGAAGGAAGCGGCCGCGCTGGCCAACGCCGAGTTGGGGCTGCTGGATCGCGGCATCGCGGACGTGATCGTGCGCGCCGCGCAGGAAATTCGCGCCGGCCGGCATCACGAGCATTTCGTCGTCGACATGATTCAGGGCGGGGCCGGCACGTCGACCAACATGAACGCGAACGAAGTCATCGCCAATCGTGCGCTCGAGCTGCTCGGCAAGGAGCGCGGCGATTACGCGGTCGTGCACCCGAACAATCACGTCAATCTCAGCCAGTCCACGAACGACGTGTATCCGACGGCGGTGAAGCTGGCGCTGCACGGCGCCATCGAGCTGCTTCGCGGCGAGATGAGCAGGCTCGCCGCGGCGTTTCTGGGCAAGGGCGAGGAGTTCGCGTCGTTCATCAAGATGGGGCGTACGCAATTGCAGGACGCGGTGCCGATGACGCTCGGCCAGGAATTCCGCGCGTTCGGCCACACCATTCTCGAGGACGTCGAGCGGTTGGGTGAAGCGCAAGCGTTGATTCGCGAGATGAACATGGGCGCGACCGCGATCGGCACGGGCATCAACACGCCGACAGGCTACGCGGCAACGATCTGTCGCGAGCTGTCGCGGATCACCGGCCTGGCGATGATCACGGCGCCCGATCTCGTCGAGGCGACGATGGACACGGGCGCGTTCGTGCAGCTGTCGGGCGTGTTGAAGCGATGCGCGGTGAAGCTTTCGAAAATTTGTAACGATTTGCGACTATTGTCTTCCGGCCCGCGGGCGGGCTTGGGCGAGATCAATCTGCCGCCAATGCAGCCCGGGTCTTCGATCATGCCGGGGAAGGTGAATCCCGTCATTCCGGAAGTGGTAAATCAGGTCTGCTTCGACGTGATCGGCGGCGACGTGACGGTGACGCTCGCCGCCGAGGCGGGGCAGCTGCAGCTGAACGTGTTCGAGCCCGTGATCGCGTTCAGGCTGCTGCACGGCATTCAGACGCTGACGAATGGGTGTCGCGTGCTGCGTGAGCGCTGTGTGGAGGGCATCACGGCGAATCCGGACCGCATGCGCTACTTCGTCGAGCACTCGATCGGAATCGTCACCGCGCTCGTGCCGGCGATCGGGTACGAGCACGCGACGTCGGTCGCGAAGCAGGCGCTCGACACCGGCCGCGGCGTGTACGACATCGTGATGGAGCGCGGCCTGCTGACGCGCGAGCAGCTCGATCGGGTGCTGGATCCCGAGTCGATGATCGGGAGCTGA